The Malus domestica chromosome 13, GDT2T_hap1 genome includes a window with the following:
- the LOC103452440 gene encoding putative phospholipid-transporting ATPase 9, whose product MRGGGRRRKLHFSKIYSFTCGKSSMRDEHSQIGGPGFSRVVYCNEPESFEAQMQNYGDNYVRSTKYTLATFLPKSLFEQFRRVANFYFLVTGILSFTALAPYSAVSAIIPLIIVISATMVKEGIEDWHRKQQDIEVNNRKVKVRDGNGAFNYTAWRNLRVGDIVKVEKDEFFPTDLLLLSSSFDDAICYVETMNLDGETNLKLKQGLEVTLSLREDSNFNDFNAIVKCEDPNANLYSFVGTMEFDNEQFPVSPQQLLLRDSKLRNTDYVYGAVIFTGPDTKVIQNSTAPPSKRSRVEKKMDKIIYFLFCVIFLMAFVGSIFFGIATKDDLNKGIMKRWYLRPDNSRIFFDAKRAPYAAIYHFLTALMLYGNFIPISLYVSIEIVKVLQSIFINRDVHMYYEEADKPAHARTSNLNEELGQVDTILSDKTGTLTCNSMEFIKCSVAGTAYGRGFTEVERAMGRRNGSPLVHQLSGGDNLKDSTETKAPIKGFNFKDKRVMNGNWVNEPNAEYIQKFFSLLAICHTAIPEVDKATGNVSYEAESPDEAAFVIAARELGFEFYKRTQTTISLRELDPVSGKKVERTYSLLNVLEFNSTRKRMSVIVRSEEGKILLLSKGADNVMLERLAKNGSGFEEETMDHLNEYADAGLRTLILAYRVLEEDEYKEFNQNFIKAKNSISADRETVIDEVTEKIERDLILLGATAVEDKLQNGVPDCIDKLAQAGIKIWVLTGDKMETAINIGFACSLLRQGMKQIVITLESPEIKALEKAGEKEAIAKASKGSVLDQINRGKAQLIASSGNSEAFALIIDGKSLAYALEDDTKNLFLNLAIGCASVICCRSSPKQKALVTRLVKSGTGKTTLAIGDGANDVGMLQEADIGVGISGVEGMQAVMSSDIAIAQFRYLERLLLVHGHWCYRRISSMICYFFYKNIAFGFTLFLYEANTSFSGQPAYNDWFLSLYNVFFSSLPVVAMGVLDQDVSARFYLKFPLLYQEGVQNVLFSWRRIFGWMLNGFTTAVIIFFFCTEALNQQAFNNEGKTAGRDILGATMYTCTVWVVNLQMALAISYFTLIQHLFIWGSIALWYLFLLAYGAMSPSVSTTAYKIFIEALAPAPSFWLLTIFVPIAALIPYFTCSAVQMRFFPMYHRMIQWIRYEGTSNDPEFCDMVRQRSLRPQTVGFTARLAARANRVKDRHRNRR is encoded by the exons atgaggggtGGAGGCAGAAGGAGAAAGCTGCATTTCAGCAAGATCTATTCTTTCACTTGTGGTAAATCTTCTATGAGAGATGAACATTCACAAATCGGGGGACCAGGATTTTCCAGAGTGGTTTACTGCAACGAACCGGAATCTTTCGAGGCTCAGATGCAAAATTACGGAGACAATTATGTTAGAAGTACAAAGTATACACTCGCTACTTTCTTGCCAAAATCTTTGTTTGAGCAGTTCAGAAGGGTGGCCAACTTCTACTTCTTAGTCACTGGCATTTTGTCCTTCACAGCTCTGGCTCCATATAGCGCTGTCAGCGCGATCATCCCTCTTATTATTGTGATTAGCGCGACCATGGTGAAAGAGGGTATCGAAGATTGGCATCGAAAACAACAG GATATTGAGGTGAACAATCGAAAGGTTAAAGTACGTGATGGTAATGGGGCTTTCAATTATACTGCGTGGAGAAATCTGAGAGTGGGAGATATAGTGAAGGTAGAAAAGGACGAATTCTTTCCGACAGACCTCCTCTTGCTCTCATCCAGTTTTGACGATGCAATTTGCTATGTTGAGACCATGAACCTTGATGGGGAGACAAATTTAAAGTTAAAACAAGGGTTGGAAGTAACTTTATCCTTGCGGGAGGATTCTAACTTCAACGATTTTAACGCCATTGTTAAATGTGAAGACCCGAATGCAAATTTGTACTCATTTGTTGGAACTATGGAGTTCGACAATGAACAATTTCCCGTCTCTCCTCAACAGCTTCTCCTGAGAGACTCTAAACTCAGAAATACAGACTACGTATATGGAGCTGTTATCTTCACTGGTCCTGACACAAAGGTTATTCAAAATTCTACCGCCCCTCCTTCAAAAAGAAGCAGAGTTGAGAAGAAGATGGATAAAATTATCTACTTCTTGTTCTGTGTTATATTTTTAATGGCATTTGTTGGGTCCATTTTCTTTGGGATTGCAACGAAAgatgacctaaacaaagggATCATGAAAAGGTGGTATCTCAGGCCAGATAATTCTAGAATTTTCTTTGATGCTAAAAGAGCTCCGTATGCAGCAATTTACCACTTTTTGACTGCCCTAATGTTGTATGGCAACTTTATCCCCATCTCCTTGTATGTGTCCATAGAAATTGTCAAAGTTCTTCAGAGCATCTTCATCAATCGAGATGTTCACATGTACTATGAGGAGGCTGACAAACCAGCACACGCCCGTACCTCAAACTTGAACGAGGAACTTGGCCAAGTCGACACAATTCTCTCTGATAAGACGGGAACTTTGACCTGCAATTCAATGGAGTTCATTAAGTGTTCTGTGGCCGGGACAGCTTATGGCCGCGGCTTTACTGAAGTTGAGAGGGCTATGGGTCGACGAAATGGTTCACCATTGGTTCATCAACTAAGTGGAggggacaatctcaaggactcTACTGAAACAAAGGCACCCATCAAAGGCTTTAATTTTAAAGACAAAAGGGTCATGAATGGAAACTGGGTTAATGAGCCTAATGCAGAATACATCCAGAAGTTTTTCAGTTTATTAGCAATCTGTCATACAGCAATTCCGGAAGTTGATAAAGCTACTGGGAATGTTTCATATGAGGCTGAATCTCCTGATGAAGCAGCATTTGTGATTGCAGCAAGAGAACTTGGTTTTGAATTCTACAAAAGAACGCAAACAACCATATCACTGCGAGAGTTGGATCCAGTGTCTGGCAAGAAAGTTGAGAG GACGTATAGCCTTCTCAATGTTTTAGAGTTTAACAGCACAAGGAAGCGAATGTCTGTGATTGTCAGAAGTGAGGAAGGAAAAATATTATTACTTTCCAAAGGTGCCGACAA TGTTATGCTTGAAAGGCTTGCCAAAAATGGTTCGGGTTTTGAAGAAGAGACCATGGATCATCTAAATGAGTATGCTGATGCAGGGCTGAGGACCTTGATACTTGCCTATCGTGTACTTGAGGAAGACGAATACAAAGAgttcaatcaaaattttatcaaggccaagaattcaattagtGCAGATCGTGAAACAGTGATCGATGAAGTAACAGAAAAGATTGAGAGAGATCTAATTCTTCTTGGTGCAACTGCTGTTGAGGACAAACTACAAAATGGG GTTCCTGACTGCATTGACAAGCTTGCCCAAGCAGGAATTaagatttgggttttgactggAGATAAGATGGAGACTGCCATCAATATTGGGTTTGCATGTAGCTTGCTTAGACAAGGAATGAAGCAAATTGTAATCACTTTGGAGTCTCCGGAGATTAAAGCGTTGGAAAAGGCAGGAGAAAAGGAGGCCATCGCCAAG GCATCAAAAGGAAGTGTTCTCGATCAGATAAATAGGGGAAAGGCTCAGCTTATAGCATCGAGCGGGAACTCTGAGGCATTTGCATTGATCATTGATGGAAAATCGCTTGCTTACGCTTTGGAGGATGATACAAAGAATTTGTTTTTAAATCTTGCAATTGGCTGTGCATCTGTTATTTGCTGCCGTTCATCACCTAAACAGAAGGCACTG GTCACTAGACTGGTAAAATCTGGAACTGGGAAAACAACACTAGCAATCGGTGATGGAGCCAATGACGTGGGCATGCTCCAAGAAGCAGATATCGGGGTTGGAATTAGTGGTGTTGAAGGAATGCAG GCGGTCATGTCAAGTGATATTGCGATTGCACAATTTCGATACTTGGAGCGTCTCCTGCTTGTGCACGGGCATTGGTGTTACAGGAGGATCTCATCAATG ATTTGCTACTTCTTCTACAAGAACATCGCATTTGGTTTCACTCTCTTCTTATATGAGGCAAACACATCCTTCTCTGGACAGCCTGCATACAACGACTGGTTTTTGTCTCTTTATAACGTATTCTTCTCATCACTTCCGGTGGTTGCTATGGGAGTTCTCGACCAGGATGTATCTGCGCGGTTTTATCTCAAG TTTCCTCTATTATACCAAGAAGGGGTGCAAAATGTTCTCTTCAGCTGGCGTAGAATATTCGGATGGATGTTGAATGGGTTTACAACTGCCGtgattattttcttcttctgcacGGAAGCGCTAAATCAGCAGGCCTTCAACAATGAGGGCAAAACTGCCGGAAGGGATATTCTCGGGGCAACGATGTACACGTGCACAGTTTGGGTTGTGAACTTGCAGATGGCACTTGCCATCAGTTACTTCACCTTAATACAGCACCTCTTCATCTGGGGTTCAATTGCACTATGGTACCTCTTCCTCTTGGCGTACGGCGCCATGTCACCCTCAGTCTCCACCACTGCCTACAAAATCTTCATTGAAGCCCTGGCCCCCGCCCCTTCGTTCTGGCTCCTCACAATCTTCGTGCCAATCGCCGCTCTAATCCCATACTTCACATGCTCAGCCGTTCAAATGCGGTTCTTCCCAATGTACCATAGAATGATACAGTGGATACGCTACGAGGGCACATCAAATGATCCCGAATTTTGTGACATGGTGCGGCAGAGATCTTTGCGGCCGCAGACTGTTGGTTTCACGGCGCGATTAGCAGCGAGGGCCAACCGTGTAAAAGACAGACATCGTAACCGTAGATaa